AAAATGTCAGGTACAGGAACAGGTAGATTTTCAAATAAAGGCTCAAGTGTGGGAGCTAAAGGCTCTCTAAACAGAATTTTGATTTCTTCTACTCCGACAGGAAAATCTAAATCAAAATACAAGCAAGGCGACGGAGTTGTAGGCTTCAATGTGCAAGGAATTCCTTCTACACCAAGGATAATGCAGACAGCAAGGAAACTAAAGAAGCTCCCTGAAACCTTACAGAAGTCTAAAATTGAATTAGACAAAGAAGTAGAGGCACATCTACAAGACCTACTCTTAGATATATAGCTAAAAATCTCTCAGAATTATACTTATTTGAGGAACTATGAAAATACAATTCGATGACTATCAGAAAAAAGTTCTAGAACAGTCAGGTAAAAAAGACATAGCTACCATTGTATCTGCTGTGGCAGGTAGTGGTAAAACAACAACAGCTCTTTATAGAGCTATACACAACAATTTCGATACTGAACGAACAATGTTTGTGAGCTTCTCAAATAAGTCAGCCAGAGACTTATTGAAACGATGGAAAGAACTATCTGTAAATACCCGATATAAAGACAGACCTCCTCCTTATATAAGCACCTTGCATAGTCTAGGAGTAAAGGTGCTAAGAGACTTCTTAAAATTGAAACCGATAATCTTAACAGAATGGCAGTCATTAAAATTGATACGAACTTATGTAGAGGAACATCTATTCGACATGGAAAACACATACCGTTCAGAAACCACAGCATACAGTAAATTGATAGCAGAACATCTATCCAAACTGAAAAGTAGAATGTTATACAGACACGAGAATATATTGAACAATACTTTCCAATTGTCGCGATACTATGATGTAGATACAGAAAACATCTCTCGACCTTTAACAGATAATGACTTCAACAGTATAGTGAAACTATACGAAGAAAAGAAACTCGAACTAAACATGTTCGACTTCACAGATTTAATTTGGCGAACAACAAACATTTTATCACAACCTCATCATGCTAAGGAACTAAATATAATAGCTAATCTTTACGATAACATAACTATTGATGAGGTGCAAGATTTAGATAAAATGCAGTGGTTCTTTATTATGCAGATGTTCAGAAACAAAAATGCATTATTCATAGGAGACATAGCACAATCTATATACGGATTTCGTGAAGCCAGACCAGACTTATTTGATAAAGCTTATATCGGACAGTTCTTTCATACAACGAACGAGCTAGAATTGAAATATAACTATCGTTCTCCAAAAGGAATAGTCGAGTTCGGAAATATTGCACGAAGTAAGACTCTTTCTACTGTAACTGCTTTAGCTTTTAAAGGAGCTGAGAAAGGCTCTGTGCAACTAAAAAAGGTAGCTCTGAACATTCAGGAGGGTAGGCTAATCTCTCAGCAAATAAAATCCTACCTAAACGAAAATATCTCTAAAAAAGATATAACCTCATCAGAGAAGCATAGACAATACAAAGATATTGCAATCATATCAAGATATAATAAATATCTAAAAACAGTAATTGAACCAGCATTGATTGCAGAGAATATTCCTTACATGCTTACTTCTAAAGCATTGGGTAACCGAATGACAGAAAAGAGCTACAATCAGTTATACTTCAACATTATTTCTTTAATTCTGAACAAAGATAATATAGTTGCTTATATAGGTCTAGCTCCAGCATTAACAGGAATAGGTAACTCTTTTGCAGATAGCCTAAGTAAAGCTTTACTAACATACTCAATTGATACTCTGACCACTTCAAGCTACTATACAAGCAGTAATAAAACCAAACTTAACTATCTATATCAGGCTAGAAACCAGATAGTTAAGATTACAGAAAATCTAAGAAACTCTCAAATAAGCCGAACCTCTCTACTATTGAACAGTATTCATGACTTCATTCAGGATTGGTGCAAACCAATAGGAAGTTCAGAAGAACGAGATACCTTAGAAAAAAGTCTCTCTAATTGGGCTAACACTTACATTGAAGACCTAATAAGCTATAAAGAGAAGCAGAGTTCTAATCAAACATCTCCTGAAAATACTTCAAAAATATCTTCCACAGAAAATACAGAACCTAAAAGACCTAAACTATCATATAACGAGTTTGAAGAGATACTATCTCAGATAATGCTAGAATTAGATTCTTTCTCTTCAATCGATATGGATAAATCTGACACAGTAAAACTACATAGTGTTCATAGCACTAAAGGGCTGGAATACCCTTACACTATTGTAAGCGGATTTAACACAACATTTGAACAAGGTGGCACAGATACAGAAGAAATAAATATATTCTATGTTCAGGTAAGTCGTGCTAAAAATAAGCTACTAATCGTTGATAGTAATATGTCAGTGAGAAAAGACGGAAAAAGACTAAGAACCTACAAATCTCCATCTTTAACTACTACCCTAGACAGCTTAAGATAGCTAACTAAAAATCTCTCAGAACTACTCTAATTTGATTTTATGTCTATTAGAGTAATTATACCTAAAATTAAGTCTATTAAACTCATTTCAATTCTAGAGAGTCTCAGAGTTATACCTAGATTTCACCTCTCTAATCTACAACTTATATTCTTAAAAAGTTCTTCATAGATTTAAGGTTAATGTAGATTTAAGGTTAATGTAAGTTAAGTTATTATATAATTCTCCTGTGAAAAGATAAATATTTAAAAGAATAAGAGTCTTTTTGTCTATTTAGATACATTTGTTTTTAGTATATACTGGAAACAAATGAAAACTTCATATAAACTATTAGGAGAAACCTATGGCATCAACTGCTAAATGGGGCGAGATGGTAGGTGCAGAGGGCACCACACAATCAGGTAAATCATACAAAATCAAGAAAGAGTTTGAGCAAGTGAATAAAATCTTGTTAGAAAGTCTTACGGATACAAACTCACGAGATAAGAAGCTCTCTGTTGAGTCTAACTCTTTTAAAGAACTATTTCCTCAATTTGTGGTAGAGGTCGAAGATAAGGAAGAACAAACTCCTACTCCTCAATCTGTAACTACAGAAGACATGGACATTGACTCATTAATCGAAGAAGCAGACACTTCTCTTCCTGAAGCACCCTCTCCAGTCTCACAGAAAAAGAAAAAATCTGTAAGAAAAGCTCCCGTACCTGTCGAAGTAGAAGAACCTGACTTCGAGTGGAAACCTTGGAAACAAGCTGACGACTTCTACGATAAAATTGAACTCTACTCAGGAGCTAAAAAAGCTATTTTCTTTGCTTCTCAGTTCTGTAAGAACCCATTTGCTAAATTGATTTATCTAACTCATAAACATGATGGCAAATTGAAAATGGACTACCAAAAATTCGTGCAACTTTTAATTGTTAATGAACAGAAACCTGAGGTTCAGAGACCTGAAGAGACTGACTTTGATAAAGTTTGGCAGTTTATGGGTAAAATCGGTTCTGAAGAAAAATCAGATTTCACTGACGAAGACTACTTAAATGTTCTTTCAATGGTAGCTGAAACAGGTCAAGAATATATCTTTTTAATTCTTGACAGTCAAGCTCTTTTAGATGGCTGGGGTTCTTTAGGAATTAAAGAAGACTGGCTAGAACCTGTTATGACTTCAATGGCTTTATAATCTCTAAGATTTAAAACCCACACCTCTCTTATGAGAGGTTCTTTAAACACCAGAAAGGTATTTTTGAACTCAAACATTACAAGAATAGACGAGATACATACAGGCATTATTTTCCACTATCAGAAAAAAGAATATACAGTAGAGTCTATAAACAGCTCTGACATGGTAATCATTCCTAACGATAGCTCAGTGAGAATTACAGTCTCAATCTTCTCTAACAGGTTCATGAAAATGTTCCCTAACATAGATATTGAAATCCCTGATGAAGAACAACGACTGGCAGTGAAAGTAGAAAGAACAGGAGACCTCCCTACTTTTTTCATAGATGAAACAGAACCAACAGAGGCTGAGTGGGAACAAGAGGAAACCTCACTAATTGACACTTCTCTACAAGAAATCTTTTCTAAAAGAGGTTCAACAGTCAAGAAAGCAACCCTAGAAAATCTTTACAGAGACTTAACATCAGAAGATCGAGAGGAACTAAGGTTTATCTTTACCTGCTATTTAAACAGAAAACTATCATTCCACTTTGAACCTTCAAAACTTGTACCCTTATTGAGAAATGTTCATAAAAATGTTCCAACCCATAAAACAAACGAGAAATACTCTACCGCATTATGGGACTACATGGATACATGGTGGGAAACAGACAGAGAAGCTATTCGACAGGATTACATAGACCTAGCTTCTCTTATTCCTTTATCTGCTAGGTATAACTATATCTACACAATATGCGGATTTGAGTGGGATAGCATGTTCATGTCTCACAAAGATATTCAAGATGTCTTCAAGAAAATTGAATACGAAGACGAGTTAGAAGAATACGACGAGTTAGACGAAGACGATCTTTTGTAACCTCCTTTCTCTAAATGCCTTAAACATACTTCTTAAGGCATTTCTATATCTACTCCTCAACA
The window above is part of the Thiovulum sp. ES genome. Proteins encoded here:
- a CDS encoding DNA/RNA helicase, superfamily I (PFAM: UvrD/REP helicase) encodes the protein MKIQFDDYQKKVLEQSGKKDIATIVSAVAGSGKTTTALYRAIHNNFDTERTMFVSFSNKSARDLLKRWKELSVNTRYKDRPPPYISTLHSLGVKVLRDFLKLKPIILTEWQSLKLIRTYVEEHLFDMENTYRSETTAYSKLIAEHLSKLKSRMLYRHENILNNTFQLSRYYDVDTENISRPLTDNDFNSIVKLYEEKKLELNMFDFTDLIWRTTNILSQPHHAKELNIIANLYDNITIDEVQDLDKMQWFFIMQMFRNKNALFIGDIAQSIYGFREARPDLFDKAYIGQFFHTTNELELKYNYRSPKGIVEFGNIARSKTLSTVTALAFKGAEKGSVQLKKVALNIQEGRLISQQIKSYLNENISKKDITSSEKHRQYKDIAIISRYNKYLKTVIEPALIAENIPYMLTSKALGNRMTEKSYNQLYFNIISLILNKDNIVAYIGLAPALTGIGNSFADSLSKALLTYSIDTLTTSSYYTSSNKTKLNYLYQARNQIVKITENLRNSQISRTSLLLNSIHDFIQDWCKPIGSSEERDTLEKSLSNWANTYIEDLISYKEKQSSNQTSPENTSKISSTENTEPKRPKLSYNEFEEILSQIMLELDSFSSIDMDKSDTVKLHSVHSTKGLEYPYTIVSGFNTTFEQGGTDTEEINIFYVQVSRAKNKLLIVDSNMSVRKDGKRLRTYKSPSLTTTLDSLR